Proteins co-encoded in one Malus sylvestris chromosome 9, drMalSylv7.2, whole genome shotgun sequence genomic window:
- the LOC126633874 gene encoding uncharacterized protein LOC126633874, with the protein MSFRKQLSGNMKRKKKAKDNEIAESLRGSLNKFFSTKNELVENLRENDVGEESQNVVGESHDHEIGGYVEEDVNDQENSGDLEENVGDESQDHENDGDVDLNVDDDHIGVEENIESPEPIFHLNIYDPKVWDSLNAEMKDLLIEKGPIRETNFTYPKDKLSRKFSSHYYGRKLRTGEIYDRKWLVYSKELDKVFCFCCKLFKTIASKSELAKDGISDWRHLGEKIDQHEKSKEHLVNSRTWVELKSRLTKNQTIDKEFQMRIKKQTNHWKQVMLRIIAVVKCLAIHNLAFRGTNERPYEDSNGNFLGLLEMIAEFDPIMQEHFRLIENKEIHHHYLSHKIQNELIATLASKVKTAIIKKVKEAKFFSVILDCTPDASHVEHMTLILRCVDLSSRSINIREYFMEFLSVEDTSGLGLFN; encoded by the coding sequence atgtcttttaggaaacaactctctggtaatatgaaaaggaaaaaaaaggcaaaggatAACGAAATTGCCGAAAGTTTAAGAGGATctcttaataaatttttttctacaaagaatgagttggttgaaaatttgagagaaaatgatGTTGGTGAAGAGTCACAAAATGTTGTTGGGGAGTCTCATGATCATGAAATTGGTGGTTATGTGGAGGAAGATGTTAATGACCAAGAAAATAGTGGTGATTTAGAGGAAAATGttggtgatgagtctcaagatCATGAAAATGATGGTGATGTGGATTTAAATGTTGATGATGATCATATTGGTGTAGAGGAAAATATTGAATCTCCTGAACCTATTTTCCATTTAAACATTTATGATCCAAAAGTTTGGGATAGCCTTAATGCAGAAATGAAAGACTTACTTATAGAAAAGGGACCAATTCGAGAAACTAATTTCACGTATCCTAAGGACAAACTCTCTAGAAAATTTTCATCACACTACTATGGTCGAAAATTACGAACGGGTGAAATTTATGATAGGAAATGGCTTGTGTACTCAAAAGAGTTGGATAAAGtattttgcttttgttgtaaattgtttAAAACAATTGCCTCAAAAAGTGAGTTAGCAAAAGATGGAATTAGTGATTGGAGACATCTTGGTGAGAAGATTGACCAACATGAAAAGAGTAAAGAGCATCTCGTTAATTCGAGAACTTGGGTTGAGTTGAAAAGTAGATTGACAAAAAATCAGACAATTGACAAAGAATTTCAAATGCGAATCAAGAAACAGACAAATCATTGGAAACAAGTGATGCTTAGAATTATTGCTGTTGTGAAATGTCTTGCCATACATAATTTAGCATTTCGTGGAACAAATGAAAGACCTTATGAAGACTCTAATGGCAACTTCTTAGGTTTACTTGAAATGATTGCAGAGTTTGATCCAATAATGCAAGAGCATTTTCGACTCATTGAGAATAAAGAGATTCATCATCACTATTTGAgccataaaattcaaaatgagtTGATAGctactttagcttcaaaagtcaaaaccgcAATCATTAAAAAAGTCAAAgaagccaaatttttttctgTCATTCTTGATTGTACTCCTGATGCAAGTCATGTGGAACATATGACTTTAATTTTGAGATGTGTTGACTTGTCAAGTAGGTCAATAAATATAAGGGAGTATTTCATGGAGTTTTTAAGTGTAGAAGATACATCAGGATTAGGACTTTTTAATTAG
- the LOC126583198 gene encoding palmitoyl-acyl carrier protein thioesterase, chloroplastic-like isoform X1, protein MVVLTGSPPTLLLPTKLLTFPSKSKSTLCWEGTNNGSHTNQSNPNSTPTAKVHAKVFPKGNVIVASKEDDDKTDAPAAPTKKMPQHPNMISAKYDGVYDMFRGRLDESGFVFQQNFAIRSYELGPDGKETMTCLMERLQETSVQHCRSIGLLVGGFGSSLEMSKRGQVWVVRKLQAIVDKYPSW, encoded by the exons ATGGTAGTACTTACTGGTTCTCCACCAACGTTGTTGTTGCCAACGAAACTACTGACCTTTCCGTCGAAAAGCAAATCAACATTATGCTGGGAAGGAACAAACAATGGCTCACATACTAATCAAAGTAACCCTAATTCCACACCTACTGCTAAGGTTCATGCCAAGGTCTTTCCCAAAGGCAATGTTATCGTTGCCTCCAAAGAAGACGATGACAAAACTGACGCACCAGCTGCCCCTACTAAGAAAATGCCACAACATCCGAACATGATATCAGCAAAGTACGATGGGGTTTATGACATGTTTCGTGGACGATTGGACGAGAGTGGTTTTGTTTTCCAACAAAACTTTGCAATTAGATCGTATGAGTTAGGTCCTGATGGCAAAGAAACCATGACTTGCTTGATGGAGCGTTTACAG GAAACATCAGTTCAGCACTGCAGGAGTATTGGGCTCCTTGTTGGTGGTTTTGGTTCATCACTAGAGATGAGCAAAAGGGGCCAAGTGTGGGTGGTCCGGAAGTTACAGGCTATAGTGGATAAATATCCTTCTTGGTAA
- the LOC126583198 gene encoding palmitoyl-acyl carrier protein thioesterase, chloroplastic-like isoform X2, whose translation MVVLTGSPPTLLLPTKLLTFPSKSKSTLCWEGTNNGSHTNQSNPNSTPTAKVHAKVFPKGNVIVASKEDDDKTDAPAAPTKKMPQHPNMISAKYDGVYDMFRGRLDESGFVFQQNFAIRSYELGPDGKETMTCLMERLQETSVQHCRSIGLLVGGFGSSLEMSKRGQVWVVRKLQAIVDKYPSC comes from the exons ATGGTAGTACTTACTGGTTCTCCACCAACGTTGTTGTTGCCAACGAAACTACTGACCTTTCCGTCGAAAAGCAAATCAACATTATGCTGGGAAGGAACAAACAATGGCTCACATACTAATCAAAGTAACCCTAATTCCACACCTACTGCTAAGGTTCATGCCAAGGTCTTTCCCAAAGGCAATGTTATCGTTGCCTCCAAAGAAGACGATGACAAAACTGACGCACCAGCTGCCCCTACTAAGAAAATGCCACAACATCCGAACATGATATCAGCAAAGTACGATGGGGTTTATGACATGTTTCGTGGACGATTGGACGAGAGTGGTTTTGTTTTCCAACAAAACTTTGCAATTAGATCGTATGAGTTAGGTCCTGATGGCAAAGAAACCATGACTTGCTTGATGGAGCGTTTACAG GAAACATCAGTTCAGCACTGCAGGAGTATTGGGCTCCTTGTTGGTGGTTTTGGTTCATCACTAGAGATGAGCAAAAGGGGCCAAGTGTGGGTGGTCCGGAAGTTACAGGCTATAGTGGATAAATATCCTTCTTG CTGA